A genomic region of Phoenix dactylifera cultivar Barhee BC4 unplaced genomic scaffold, palm_55x_up_171113_PBpolish2nd_filt_p 000186F, whole genome shotgun sequence contains the following coding sequences:
- the LOC103697814 gene encoding endoplasmic reticulum oxidoreductin-1-like → MGKVETGGVGGGSCRRWLWAAGALIAVLLAVTVSLRNVPKISFFGITEKPFECSDSRKFTGMVEDCSCDYETVDSLNKEMLHPILQELVTTPFFRYFKVKLWCDCPFWPDDGMCQLRDCTVCECPESEFPAPFKKPSGGLPTDDMICQEGKPQAAVDRTLDTRAFRGWIEIDNPWTYDDETDNAEMTYVNLQLNPERYTGYTGSSARRIWDAVYKENCPKYPSEELCQEKRVLYKLISGLHSSISVHIASDYLIDESNNLWGQNLELLYDRVLRHPDRVRNLYFTFLFVLRAVTKAADYLEQADYDTGNPEEDLKTQSLVRQLLYNQKLQSACPLPFDEARLWQGENGPELKQQIQKQFKNISAIMDCVGCEKCRLWGKLQVLGLATSLKILFSVDGKNRIYQPLQLQRNEVISLLNLLNRLSESVKFVHEEGPSAEKLFEGRMSSPTGKNTFLQ, encoded by the exons ATGGGAAAGGTGGAAACTGGCGGAGTCGGCGGTGGCAGTTGCCGGAGATGGCTCTGGGCTGCAGGGGCTCTGATCGCCGTCCTCCTCGCGGTGACAGTGAGCTTGAGAAACGTCCCTAAGATCTCTTTCTTTGGGATCACCGAGAAGCCCTTTGAATGCTCG GATTCGAGGAAGTTCACAGGCATGGTGGAGGACTGTTCCTGTGACTATGAAACTGTTGACTCTCTTAACAAGGAAATGTTGCATCCGATACTTCAAGAACTCGTGACCACTCCATTCTTCCGATATTTTAAG GTTAAATTGTGGTGTGACTGTCCATTCTGGCCTGATGATGGGATGTGCCAACTTCGAGATTGCACTGTTTGTGAGTGTCCAGAAAGTGAATTTCCAGCACCATTTAAGAAGCCTTCTGGTGGGCTTCCCACTGATGATATGATTTGTCAGGAGGGGAAACCACAGGCTGCTGTGGACAGGACACTTGATACTAGAGCATTCAGAGGGTGGATTGAAATTGACAATCCATGGACATATGATGATGAAACCGATAATG CCGAGATGACATATGTGAACCTACAACTAAACCCTGAACGCTACACTGGTTATACAGGTTCCTCAGCTAGGAGGATATGGGATGCTGTTTACAAAGAAAATTGTCCAAAAT ATCCTTCAGAAGAACTTTGCCAGGAGAAAAGAGTGTTATACAAGTTGATTTCAGGATTGCATTCCTCAATTTCAGTTCACATAGCTTCTGATTATCTCATTGATGAATCCAACAACTTG TGGGGCCAAAATCTTGAATTATTGTATGATCGCGTGTTAAGACATCCAGATCGTGTTAGAAATCTCTACTTTACATTTCTCTTTGTTCTGCGAGCAGTGACaaag GCTGCAGATTACTTGGAACAGGCTGACTATGACACTGGCAACCCTGAGGAGGACCTGAAGACACAATCATTGGTAAGACAGCTACTCTATAATCAAAAGTTACAGTCTGCTTGTCCTCTACCATTCGATGAAGCCAGGCTTTGGCAAGGTGAAAATGGGCCAGAGCTGAAACAGCAGATTCAGAAGCAATTTAAAAACATCAG TGCCATTATGGACTGCGTTGGATGTGAAAAGTGCCGCTTGTGGGGCAAGCTTCAAGTCCTTGGTCTTGCTACATCGTTAAAGATCCTTTTTTCTGTTGATGGAAAAAACCGCATATATCAGCCT CTTCAGCTGCAACGAAATGAA